In Streptomyces nodosus, one DNA window encodes the following:
- the lnt gene encoding apolipoprotein N-acyltransferase, whose amino-acid sequence MTVTATSVGRPEQPAPPAAPSGARRMQRLVPAATAALSGVLLYVSFPPRTLWWLALPAFALFGWTLRDRSWKAGLGLGYLFGLGFLLPLLVWTGVEVGSGPWLALVVVEAIFVALVGAGIALVSRLPAWPVWAAAVWIAGEAARARAPFGGFPWGKVAFGQADGVFLPLAAVGGTPVLGFAVVLCGFGLYETVRVVVAHRRGDGGAPWRGAAVTALLSLVVPVLGALAARSLVSDKAENGTATVAVVQGNVPRAGLEFNAQRRAVLDYHARETIRLAEQVRAGKVPRPDLVLWPENSSDIDPFANPDAAAVIQGAADAIGVPLSVGAVVERGGKLYNEQILWDPDKGPVNTYDKRQVQPFGEYLPLRPLLGAINKDWTSMVRQDFSRGNKPGVFTMAGAKVGLVTCYEAAFDWAVRSTVTDGAQLLSVPSNNATFDRSEMTYQQLAMSRVRAVEHSRTVTVPVTSGVSAVILPDGTITQRTGMFVAASLVQKVPLRSSETPATRLGTLPELLLVLVAAGGLGRAAVSAVRRRADREIHAEQQRVTEAAR is encoded by the coding sequence GTGACCGTCACCGCAACCTCCGTGGGTAGGCCGGAACAGCCTGCACCCCCGGCCGCACCCTCCGGGGCACGCCGGATGCAGCGCCTCGTCCCGGCCGCCACCGCGGCGCTCTCCGGAGTGCTGCTGTATGTCAGTTTTCCGCCCCGGACCCTGTGGTGGCTGGCCCTCCCGGCCTTCGCCCTCTTCGGCTGGACCCTGCGCGACCGAAGCTGGAAGGCGGGCCTCGGCCTCGGCTATCTCTTCGGCCTCGGCTTTCTTCTGCCGCTGCTCGTCTGGACCGGGGTCGAGGTCGGCTCCGGCCCCTGGCTGGCACTGGTCGTGGTGGAGGCGATCTTCGTCGCGCTCGTCGGCGCGGGCATCGCACTCGTCTCCCGGCTGCCCGCCTGGCCGGTGTGGGCCGCCGCCGTGTGGATCGCGGGAGAGGCGGCCCGCGCGCGGGCGCCGTTCGGCGGCTTCCCCTGGGGGAAGGTCGCCTTCGGCCAGGCGGACGGTGTGTTCCTGCCGCTCGCCGCGGTCGGCGGTACCCCGGTGCTCGGCTTCGCGGTCGTGCTCTGCGGCTTCGGGCTGTACGAGACGGTGCGGGTCGTCGTGGCCCACCGGCGAGGAGACGGCGGTGCACCCTGGCGCGGCGCGGCGGTGACCGCCCTGCTCAGCCTTGTCGTCCCCGTGCTGGGGGCCCTCGCCGCGCGCTCCCTGGTCAGCGACAAGGCCGAGAACGGCACCGCCACCGTCGCCGTCGTCCAGGGCAATGTGCCGCGTGCCGGGCTCGAGTTCAACGCCCAGCGGCGGGCCGTCCTCGACTACCACGCACGGGAGACCATACGGCTTGCCGAGCAGGTCAGAGCAGGGAAGGTCCCCCGGCCCGACCTGGTGCTGTGGCCCGAGAACTCCTCCGACATCGACCCCTTCGCCAACCCCGACGCCGCCGCCGTGATCCAGGGCGCAGCCGACGCGATCGGCGTGCCCCTGTCCGTCGGCGCCGTGGTCGAGCGCGGCGGCAAGCTCTACAACGAGCAGATCCTCTGGGACCCCGACAAGGGGCCGGTGAACACCTACGACAAGCGGCAGGTGCAGCCCTTCGGCGAGTACCTCCCGCTGCGCCCGCTCCTCGGCGCCATCAACAAGGACTGGACGTCCATGGTCCGCCAGGACTTCAGCCGGGGGAACAAGCCGGGCGTGTTCACCATGGCGGGCGCCAAGGTCGGGCTCGTCACCTGCTACGAGGCCGCCTTCGACTGGGCCGTGCGCAGCACCGTCACCGACGGCGCGCAGCTGCTCTCCGTCCCCAGCAACAACGCCACGTTCGACCGCAGCGAGATGACCTACCAGCAGCTGGCCATGTCCCGGGTACGGGCGGTGGAGCACAGCCGCACCGTGACCGTGCCGGTGACCAGCGGTGTCAGCGCCGTCATCCTGCCGGACGGGACGATCACCCAGCGGACCGGGATGTTCGTGGCCGCCTCGCTCGTCCAGAAGGTGCCGCTGCGCTCCTCCGAGACACCCGCCACCCGGCTCGGCACCCTGCCCGAACTGCTTCTGGTGCTGGTCGCGGCCGGCGGGCTGGGCCGGGCGGCGGTGTCCGCCGTGCGCCGCCGCGCCGACCGGGAGATCCATGCCGAACAACAGCGGGTGACGGAGGCGGCCCGCTAG
- a CDS encoding NUDIX hydrolase — protein sequence MAIPDFIRTIRASAGRQLLWLPGVTAIVFDDDGRVLLGRRSDTRRWSVIGGIPEPGEQPAACAVREVQEETAVRCVVERVVLVQALEPVTYENGDKCQYMDITFRCRAVGGEARVNDDESLEVGWFTVDALPELNEFGLLRIKQSLSDAPTWFDPTNPL from the coding sequence ATGGCTATTCCCGACTTCATCCGGACCATCCGGGCCTCCGCCGGTCGCCAGTTGCTCTGGCTCCCCGGTGTCACCGCCATCGTCTTCGACGACGACGGCAGGGTGCTGCTGGGGCGCCGTTCCGACACCCGCAGATGGTCGGTGATCGGAGGCATCCCCGAGCCCGGGGAGCAGCCGGCGGCCTGTGCCGTGCGCGAGGTGCAGGAGGAGACGGCCGTACGGTGCGTCGTCGAGCGGGTCGTCCTGGTCCAGGCCCTGGAGCCGGTGACATACGAGAACGGCGACAAGTGCCAGTACATGGACATCACCTTCCGCTGCCGGGCCGTCGGCGGCGAGGCCCGCGTCAACGACGACGAGTCGCTGGAGGTCGGCTGGTTCACGGTGGATGCGCTGCCGGAGCTCAATGAGTTCGGACTGCTTCGGATCAAGCAGTCGCTGTCGGATGCACCCACATGGTTCGACCCCACGAATCCGCTGTGA
- a CDS encoding 3-hydroxybutyrate dehydrogenase, whose protein sequence is MTAPHPLPAAPVPSLDLGGRTALVTGAAGGIGRACALRLAAAGAEVRAVDRDAAGLDALRDAARGLLGTVRPQVLDLTDLDAAEGAAAGTDVLVNNAGIQLVRPLEEFPPEVFHTILTVMLEAPFRLLRGALPHMYEQGWGRIVNVSSVHGLRASPFKSAYVAAKHGLEGLSKTAALEGAPHGVTSNCVNPAYVRTPLVEKQIADQARAHAIPEERVVAEVLLKDSAVKRLIEPAEVAEAVAYLCSPQASFVTGASLVLDGGWTAH, encoded by the coding sequence ATGACCGCGCCCCATCCCCTCCCGGCCGCGCCCGTCCCCTCGCTCGACCTCGGCGGACGCACCGCCCTCGTCACCGGTGCCGCCGGCGGCATCGGCCGCGCCTGCGCGCTGCGGCTGGCCGCCGCCGGCGCCGAGGTGAGGGCGGTCGACCGGGACGCCGCAGGCCTGGACGCGCTCCGCGACGCCGCCCGGGGCCTCCTGGGCACCGTCCGCCCGCAGGTCCTCGACCTCACCGACCTGGACGCGGCCGAAGGTGCCGCGGCCGGAACCGATGTCCTGGTCAACAATGCGGGGATCCAGCTGGTCCGCCCCCTGGAGGAGTTCCCGCCCGAGGTCTTCCACACCATCTTGACGGTGATGCTCGAAGCTCCGTTCCGGCTCCTTCGCGGGGCCCTTCCCCATATGTACGAGCAGGGGTGGGGCCGCATCGTCAATGTGTCCTCGGTCCATGGCCTGCGCGCCTCCCCGTTCAAGTCGGCGTATGTGGCCGCCAAACACGGTCTCGAAGGGCTGTCCAAGACCGCCGCCCTGGAAGGCGCCCCCCATGGGGTCACCTCGAACTGTGTGAACCCGGCCTATGTGCGCACCCCCCTGGTCGAGAAGCAGATCGCGGACCAGGCACGGGCCCATGCGATCCCCGAGGAACGCGTGGTCGCCGAGGTGCTGCTGAAGGACAGCGCCGTCAAACGGCTGATCGAACCGGCGGAGGTCGCCGAGGCGGTGGCCTATCTCTGCAGCCCGCAGGCGTCCTTCGTCACCGGGGCCTCGCTGGTCCTGGACGGCGGTTGGACGGCACACTGA
- a CDS encoding helix-turn-helix domain-containing protein, whose product MSRDHAQPAERPGVDVEAPFLELLARGASADAYEQPVLLARAEGLPAGTVDALARAKRLALRVRAEMEGRRRREAELSALFETAHDLAGLRDLDAVLQAIVQRARSLLRTDVAYLTLNDEDAGDTYMRVTEGSVAARFQQLRLGMGEGLGGLVAQTARPYVTPDYFEDERFQHTRTIDTGVLDEGLVAILGVPLMIGSQVIGVLFAADRRARVFAREETALLGSFAALAAAAIDTANLLTETRSALDRLARANEIIRDRSAAVERASDVHDRLAELVLRGGGVHDVAAAVSEVLDGTVEFAEADAAPAAALETSRAEGHAVRHAEDWIAAVAAGGELLGALVLRGHPGLDPVDQRTLERAAMVTSLLLLARRSAADAEQRVRGELLDDLLDARDHDPRLLRERAVRLRADLDATHVVLAARLDGTTADADQEAAARRRLWSAASHLAATRQGLAAARDGGTVLLLPLRPGDSATDLARRTARQLGTAVHDKVTVGASAPLERLSGRLDAVAAAYAEARRCLDALRLLDRSGDGAAAEDFGFLGLLLAGDRDITGYVQRTIGRVIAYDERRGTDLVRTLDAFFACGMSPARTKDELHVHVNTVAQRLERVGRLLGDDWGSPARALEIQLALRLHRLATPPGDGR is encoded by the coding sequence ATGTCTCGCGATCATGCACAACCCGCGGAGCGCCCCGGCGTCGATGTCGAGGCGCCCTTCCTGGAGCTCCTGGCCCGGGGCGCCTCGGCCGACGCCTATGAGCAACCGGTGCTGCTGGCCCGCGCCGAGGGCCTGCCCGCCGGGACCGTCGACGCACTGGCACGGGCCAAGCGGCTCGCGCTGCGGGTGCGCGCGGAGATGGAAGGCAGACGCCGCCGTGAGGCCGAGCTGTCCGCGCTCTTCGAGACCGCCCACGACCTGGCGGGGCTGCGTGACCTCGACGCCGTGCTCCAGGCGATCGTGCAGCGCGCCCGGTCACTGCTGCGCACCGACGTCGCCTATCTCACCCTGAACGACGAGGACGCGGGCGACACCTATATGAGGGTCACCGAGGGCTCCGTCGCCGCACGGTTCCAGCAGCTGAGGCTCGGCATGGGGGAGGGGCTCGGCGGGCTGGTCGCCCAGACCGCCCGGCCCTATGTGACCCCCGACTACTTCGAGGACGAACGTTTCCAGCACACCCGGACCATCGACACGGGAGTGCTCGACGAGGGGCTCGTGGCGATCCTCGGCGTACCCCTGATGATCGGATCCCAGGTCATCGGGGTGCTCTTCGCCGCCGACCGCAGGGCTCGCGTCTTCGCACGCGAGGAGACCGCCCTGCTCGGCTCCTTCGCCGCACTGGCCGCCGCGGCCATCGACACCGCGAACCTGCTCACCGAGACCCGTTCGGCCCTCGACCGGCTCGCCCGCGCCAACGAGATCATCCGCGACCGCAGCGCGGCCGTCGAACGCGCCTCGGACGTCCACGACCGGCTCGCCGAACTCGTCCTGCGCGGTGGCGGCGTCCACGACGTGGCCGCAGCCGTCTCCGAAGTCCTCGACGGCACGGTCGAGTTCGCCGAGGCCGACGCCGCCCCCGCCGCGGCCCTGGAGACGTCCCGAGCCGAGGGCCACGCCGTGCGGCACGCGGAGGACTGGATCGCCGCCGTCGCGGCCGGCGGCGAACTGCTCGGCGCACTGGTGCTCCGCGGCCATCCGGGGCTCGACCCCGTCGACCAGCGCACCCTGGAGCGCGCCGCGATGGTCACCTCCTTGCTGCTGCTGGCCCGCCGCTCCGCCGCGGACGCCGAACAGCGGGTGCGCGGCGAGCTGTTGGATGACCTCCTCGACGCCCGCGACCACGATCCCCGGCTGCTGCGCGAGCGCGCCGTGCGGCTGCGCGCCGACCTCGACGCCACCCATGTGGTGCTCGCCGCCCGCCTCGACGGCACCACAGCCGACGCCGACCAGGAAGCCGCCGCGCGCCGCCGGCTGTGGTCCGCCGCCTCCCATCTGGCGGCCACCCGACAGGGGCTCGCCGCCGCCCGCGACGGCGGCACGGTCCTGCTGCTGCCGCTCCGACCGGGCGACAGCGCGACGGACCTCGCCCGCCGCACCGCCCGCCAACTGGGCACCGCCGTCCACGACAAGGTCACCGTCGGCGCGTCCGCGCCCCTCGAGCGGCTCTCCGGCCGCCTCGACGCGGTGGCCGCGGCGTATGCGGAGGCGCGGCGCTGCCTCGACGCCCTGCGCCTGCTGGACCGTTCCGGGGACGGGGCCGCCGCGGAGGACTTCGGCTTCCTGGGACTGCTGCTCGCCGGGGACCGCGACATCACGGGCTATGTCCAGCGCACGATCGGCCGGGTCATCGCCTACGACGAACGGCGCGGCACCGACCTGGTACGCACCCTCGACGCCTTCTTCGCCTGCGGGATGAGCCCGGCACGCACCAAGGACGAACTCCATGTCCATGTGAACACGGTGGCGCAGCGCCTGGAGCGGGTGGGCCGTCTCCTCGGCGACGACTGGGGAAGCCCCGCCCGCGCCCTGGAGATACAACTGGCCCTGCGGCTCCACCGGTTGGCGACGCCACCGGGGGACGGCCGGTGA
- a CDS encoding MFS transporter has translation MPSANYRSLLRTPGAAAFFLPASLGRVGIAMTSLSIVWLVHSHTGTFAAAGLAGGGFAVTDALVAPQLARLVDRFGQTRVLPPALLGHALAVAVLVSLVAADASAALLTLGGALVGAGVPQLGAMSAARWAALLRTDRAAELPTAFALESISNAVAYLVGPTLVSALAAAGRPTVAMVLAASLSVAGGLALAMQPGSAPSPVADSAAHTRAGRSLRCGAVFVLMGLNLALGVFFGAMQVSVTAFVVEHDAPSAAVPVFTVSSCSGLLVGWLYGLRRRRAAPSVHLAAACGALMLGTLLLLMVRSPFGLGVVVVLTGATIQPLLVLFSVLTESTVHRAVLTQAFSWLGSASAAGSAAAVAACGWVIDALGARGGFAVAVTAAAAMALQSLAGLRLLRAPEGQLTSVEPPTPTAPPA, from the coding sequence GTGCCCTCGGCGAACTACCGTTCCCTGCTGCGTACCCCGGGTGCCGCAGCCTTCTTCCTGCCGGCATCGCTGGGACGCGTCGGCATCGCGATGACCAGCCTCAGCATCGTCTGGCTCGTGCACAGCCACACCGGCACCTTCGCCGCGGCCGGCCTGGCCGGCGGCGGGTTCGCGGTGACCGACGCGCTCGTGGCGCCACAACTGGCCCGACTCGTGGACAGGTTCGGGCAGACCAGGGTCCTGCCGCCCGCACTGCTCGGCCACGCCCTCGCGGTGGCCGTCCTCGTGTCCCTGGTCGCCGCCGATGCCTCCGCGGCCCTCCTGACCCTGGGCGGTGCGCTGGTCGGGGCCGGTGTTCCCCAGCTCGGCGCGATGTCCGCGGCACGCTGGGCGGCGCTGCTGCGCACCGACCGAGCGGCAGAACTGCCCACCGCCTTCGCTCTGGAGTCCATCAGCAACGCGGTGGCCTACCTTGTGGGCCCGACGCTCGTCAGCGCACTCGCAGCGGCCGGCCGTCCCACCGTCGCGATGGTGCTGGCTGCCTCCTTGTCGGTGGCTGGCGGTCTGGCCCTGGCGATGCAGCCAGGCAGCGCGCCCTCACCGGTGGCCGACAGCGCCGCGCACACCCGTGCGGGCCGCTCGTTGCGGTGCGGCGCGGTCTTCGTCCTGATGGGCCTCAATCTCGCCCTCGGGGTCTTCTTCGGTGCCATGCAGGTGTCGGTGACCGCCTTCGTGGTGGAGCACGATGCACCGAGCGCCGCAGTTCCGGTCTTCACCGTCTCCAGTTGCAGCGGCCTGCTGGTCGGCTGGCTGTACGGGCTGCGCCGCCGGCGTGCCGCACCCTCGGTGCATCTGGCAGCGGCCTGCGGTGCGCTGATGCTCGGCACGCTGCTGTTGCTCATGGTCCGCTCACCGTTCGGACTCGGAGTGGTCGTGGTCCTGACCGGTGCCACGATCCAGCCCCTGCTGGTGCTCTTCTCCGTGCTCACCGAGTCGACCGTCCACCGGGCCGTACTGACCCAGGCGTTCTCCTGGCTCGGCTCGGCGAGCGCGGCGGGCTCGGCCGCCGCGGTGGCGGCCTGCGGCTGGGTGATCGACGCACTCGGGGCACGCGGTGGCTTCGCGGTCGCCGTCACGGCCGCCGCCGCGATGGCACTCCAGAGCCTCGCCGGCCTGCGCCTGCTGCGCGCGCCGGAGGGACAGCTGACATCTGTGGAGCCGCCGACTCCGACTGCGCCACCCGCATGA
- a CDS encoding glycoside hydrolase family 76 protein — MSIHRQRLLCGLVTLVLALAGLLALPSPARAATPVCALACDTLDPSKAAQESFPVPDLNINGRVLRLHVSEADDMAWASIDNGVTGDAVWLDRSWDRGATWEGLLGKAGIPATWTGTRTLMYNVTDPVGHRRGWIRACGDANAVTCTDWFRPQVCDGSSCDGADPATAAGDEQPVPATTLFGRTITLHMDQRGGMAWSVIDNGGAGDEIWLDRSWDEGATWPEGSSLGRTSVPSGRTGTRTAMFATRDPHGLLYGGAVRACGREAAHQEGSCTAWARPVPSRATAAADALMASYRTDEGWWRSSWWNSAVALTAVVDYAQHTGRHDYDWAVARTFEQNNGVFPAGGRSSDPVEGHFISRAVDDAGWWAVAWVAAYDHTHERRYLDEAVTITSYLQQYWDPGTCGGGIWWDRERTYKNAVTNGLYLWLTTALHQRLTGDTLWGGRARTAADWYLDSGLINASGLVNDGLTSGCANNGQTVWSYNQGLAIGAFTQLWRGTGESRYLTTARRLADAALSAPELTRDGVLTESCDIGTRTCDDNQKQFKGIFVRHLADLADATGSTAYRAYLATQADSLWRTDRDPLNRLGQRWAGTGPNQSDWRTQASALEALTAAQ, encoded by the coding sequence ATGTCCATACATCGACAACGCCTGCTGTGCGGGCTGGTGACCCTGGTGCTCGCCCTGGCCGGGTTGCTCGCCCTGCCCTCACCCGCCCGGGCCGCGACGCCGGTGTGCGCGCTGGCCTGCGACACCCTCGACCCCTCCAAGGCGGCCCAGGAGTCCTTCCCGGTTCCCGACCTGAACATCAACGGCCGCGTCCTGCGGCTGCATGTCTCCGAGGCCGACGACATGGCCTGGGCCAGTATCGACAACGGTGTCACCGGTGACGCGGTCTGGCTGGACCGCTCCTGGGACCGGGGCGCCACCTGGGAGGGACTGCTGGGCAAGGCCGGCATCCCCGCCACCTGGACCGGCACGCGCACCCTCATGTACAACGTCACCGACCCGGTGGGGCACCGGCGCGGCTGGATCCGGGCCTGCGGCGACGCCAACGCGGTCACCTGCACCGACTGGTTCCGCCCGCAGGTCTGCGACGGCTCCTCCTGCGACGGCGCGGACCCGGCCACCGCGGCAGGCGACGAGCAGCCGGTACCGGCCACGACCCTGTTCGGGCGCACCATCACCCTGCACATGGACCAGCGGGGCGGCATGGCCTGGAGCGTCATCGACAACGGCGGCGCGGGCGACGAGATCTGGCTGGACCGCTCCTGGGACGAGGGCGCTACCTGGCCCGAGGGCTCCTCACTGGGCCGCACCTCCGTGCCGTCCGGGCGGACGGGTACCCGGACGGCCATGTTCGCCACCCGCGACCCGCACGGACTGCTCTACGGCGGAGCGGTCCGCGCCTGCGGCCGTGAGGCGGCGCACCAGGAGGGCAGTTGCACGGCGTGGGCCAGGCCGGTACCCAGCCGGGCCACCGCGGCGGCCGATGCGCTCATGGCCTCGTACCGGACCGACGAGGGCTGGTGGCGGAGCAGTTGGTGGAACTCGGCGGTGGCGCTCACCGCGGTGGTCGACTACGCCCAGCACACCGGGCGGCACGACTACGACTGGGCCGTCGCGCGCACCTTCGAGCAGAACAACGGCGTCTTCCCGGCGGGCGGGCGCAGCTCGGACCCGGTCGAGGGGCACTTCATCAGCCGGGCCGTCGACGACGCGGGCTGGTGGGCGGTGGCCTGGGTGGCGGCCTACGACCACACCCATGAGCGGCGCTATCTCGACGAGGCGGTCACCATCACCTCCTACCTCCAGCAGTACTGGGACCCGGGCACCTGCGGCGGCGGTATCTGGTGGGACCGGGAACGCACCTACAAGAACGCGGTGACCAACGGCCTGTATCTGTGGCTGACGACGGCACTGCACCAGCGGCTCACCGGTGACACGCTGTGGGGCGGACGGGCGCGCACGGCGGCCGACTGGTACCTGGACAGCGGGCTGATCAACGCCTCCGGTCTGGTCAACGACGGGCTGACCTCGGGCTGCGCCAACAACGGGCAGACCGTGTGGAGTTACAACCAGGGCCTGGCCATCGGCGCCTTCACCCAGCTCTGGCGCGGCACCGGCGAGAGCCGGTATCTGACCACCGCCCGGCGCCTGGCCGACGCGGCACTGTCGGCGCCGGAGCTGACCCGCGACGGGGTGCTGACCGAGTCCTGCGACATCGGCACCCGCACCTGCGACGACAACCAGAAGCAGTTCAAGGGCATCTTCGTCCGGCACCTGGCCGACCTGGCGGACGCCACCGGCTCGACGGCCTACCGGGCGTACCTCGCCACACAGGCCGACTCCCTGTGGCGCACCGACCGGGACCCGCTGAACCGGCTCGGCCAGCGCTGGGCGGGCACCGGCCCGAACCAGTCGGACTGGCGCACCCAGGCCAGCGCCCTGGAGGCCCTCACCGCGGCGCAGTAG
- a CDS encoding glycoside hydrolase family 2 has translation MRALRRLTACGAALIVAAGVLVTHDATPSSAATAAWAPKPAPMTTPWTNQVPVDAPLPEYPRPQLTRPDWLNLNGIWDFAVTSRDAGQPAVFGEQIRVPFVPESALSGVQRKITQNDRLWYRRTFTVPSGWQDRRVQLNFGASDWETNVWVNGQQAGAVHRGGYDAFTYDITPLLNGGTNTIVVSAYDPTETGGQAIGKQRIQDVTPHPGHSIVYTASSGIWQTVWLEPTAAARITRLDMVPRLEDDTLRVTVRAAGADGASVKVTVSSGGTTVGSATGTVGTEFAVPVPAARLWTPEDPFLYDVTAELTGSAGGDRVGSYTGMRSIAVKDVNGVRRPVLNGRFVFQTGTLDQGFWPDGIQTAPTDDALRFDLQKHKDLGFNMVRKHIKVEPQRWFYWADRLGLLVWQDMPSMDSSKSPDGAARTQWENEYRAVIDQHRSSPALIQWVDQNEGWGQYDQARIADMVKAYDPSRLVDNMSGVNCCAAQDGGNGDVIDNHNYVGPGNTPAESVRASVLGEYGGLGYRVPGHEWYPGGGWGYEDQPNQAALNDRLVGLLDGMRESSMPAAGLSAAVYTQITDVENETNGLMTYDRQVVKVDQARVRAANQALIAASRTAGAPVALPVGQYVSIRVTTNGYTNRYVRHYDGLGYTEVVDAGSGTVLKQDATWKVTPGLANKLCYSFESRNYPGEYLRHRDFRVRREGGGDTVYREDATWCPVRSGSGIRLSASNFPGKYLRHISSELWLAEAGGPHDWDNPATFTEDTTWAIEAPWAP, from the coding sequence ATGCGGGCCCTGCGGCGCCTGACGGCCTGCGGCGCGGCGCTGATCGTGGCCGCCGGCGTGCTGGTCACGCATGACGCGACGCCGAGCAGTGCCGCCACCGCGGCCTGGGCCCCCAAGCCCGCGCCGATGACGACGCCCTGGACCAACCAGGTCCCGGTCGACGCTCCGCTGCCGGAATACCCCCGGCCGCAGCTCACCCGCCCCGACTGGCTTAACCTCAACGGCATCTGGGACTTCGCGGTCACCTCCCGCGACGCCGGGCAGCCCGCCGTCTTCGGTGAACAGATCCGGGTGCCCTTCGTCCCCGAGTCCGCGCTCTCCGGCGTCCAGCGCAAGATCACCCAGAACGACCGGCTCTGGTACCGGCGCACCTTCACGGTGCCTTCGGGCTGGCAGGACCGACGCGTCCAGCTCAACTTCGGCGCCTCCGACTGGGAGACCAACGTCTGGGTGAACGGGCAGCAGGCAGGAGCCGTCCACCGCGGCGGCTACGACGCCTTCACCTACGACATCACCCCCCTTCTCAACGGCGGCACCAACACGATCGTGGTCTCCGCCTACGACCCGACCGAGACCGGCGGCCAGGCCATCGGCAAGCAGCGCATCCAGGACGTCACCCCGCACCCCGGGCACAGCATCGTCTACACCGCCTCGTCGGGCATCTGGCAGACCGTCTGGCTGGAGCCCACCGCGGCGGCCCGCATCACCCGGCTCGACATGGTGCCGCGCCTGGAGGACGACACCCTGCGGGTGACCGTGCGCGCCGCCGGAGCCGACGGGGCGAGCGTCAAGGTCACCGTCTCCTCCGGCGGTACGACCGTCGGCAGCGCCACCGGCACGGTCGGCACCGAGTTCGCGGTACCGGTGCCCGCCGCCCGTCTGTGGACCCCCGAGGACCCCTTCCTCTACGACGTCACCGCCGAGCTGACCGGCAGCGCCGGCGGCGACCGGGTAGGCAGTTACACCGGAATGCGGTCCATCGCCGTCAAGGACGTGAACGGCGTGCGCCGACCGGTCCTCAACGGCCGGTTCGTCTTCCAGACGGGCACCCTGGACCAGGGCTTCTGGCCGGACGGCATCCAGACCGCGCCCACGGACGACGCCCTCCGCTTCGATCTCCAGAAGCACAAGGACCTCGGCTTCAACATGGTCCGCAAGCACATCAAGGTCGAACCCCAGCGCTGGTTCTACTGGGCGGACCGGCTCGGGCTGCTGGTGTGGCAGGACATGCCCTCCATGGACAGCTCCAAGAGCCCGGACGGCGCGGCCCGCACCCAGTGGGAGAACGAGTACCGCGCCGTCATCGACCAGCACCGCAGCTCCCCCGCGCTCATCCAGTGGGTCGACCAGAACGAGGGCTGGGGCCAGTACGACCAGGCCCGCATCGCCGACATGGTCAAGGCCTACGACCCCTCCCGCCTGGTCGACAACATGAGCGGCGTCAACTGCTGCGCCGCCCAGGACGGCGGCAACGGCGATGTGATCGACAACCACAACTACGTAGGCCCCGGCAACACCCCCGCCGAATCGGTGCGTGCCTCGGTGCTCGGCGAGTACGGCGGCCTCGGCTACCGGGTTCCCGGCCATGAGTGGTACCCCGGCGGCGGCTGGGGCTACGAGGACCAGCCGAACCAGGCCGCCCTCAACGACCGGCTGGTCGGGCTGCTGGACGGTATGCGGGAGAGCTCCATGCCCGCGGCCGGTCTTTCGGCGGCCGTCTACACCCAGATCACCGACGTCGAGAACGAAACCAACGGCCTGATGACCTACGACCGGCAGGTCGTCAAGGTGGACCAGGCCCGCGTCCGCGCCGCCAACCAGGCGCTCATCGCGGCCTCCCGCACCGCCGGCGCGCCGGTCGCCCTGCCGGTGGGGCAGTATGTGTCGATCCGGGTCACCACCAACGGGTACACCAACCGCTACGTCCGCCACTACGACGGGCTCGGCTACACCGAGGTGGTGGACGCGGGCAGCGGGACCGTACTCAAGCAGGACGCCACCTGGAAGGTGACACCGGGGCTGGCGAACAAGCTCTGCTACTCCTTCGAGTCCCGCAACTACCCGGGCGAGTACCTGCGTCACCGCGACTTCCGCGTCCGGCGCGAGGGCGGTGGCGACACCGTCTACCGGGAGGACGCGACCTGGTGCCCCGTCCGGAGCGGCAGCGGCATCCGGCTGTCGGCGTCCAACTTCCCCGGGAAGTACCTGCGGCACATCAGCTCCGAGCTGTGGCTGGCCGAGGCGGGCGGCCCGCACGACTGGGACAACCCGGCCACCTTCACCGAGGACACCACCTGGGCGATCGAGGCGCCCTGGGCCCCCTGA